GGAACCACCAGCTCCGCGACCCGGCCCGGCCAGAGCTCCCGGACCTGTTCAGCAGAGTTTCCGGCAGTAGCGAGTTGCAGCCAGCCGTGGTAAAGATGCACACTGTGGGAGACACTTAGAATCATCACCACCGGCGGCAACAGCGCGCTGATGGTATTCATCTCCAGACCGCACCAGGCAAACAGCCCCATGGTCCAGAGCAGGCTCAACCCGGTAACCAGCAGCGGGAACAGCACCCCGGCGGGTCTCCGGAAAAGCCATCCCAGCAGCAGCGCCAGCACCATGACCACCAGTGGCAGGACGGTCCGCTGATCACGCCTGATATATTCGGCCACATCATACTTCTGCACCCCAACCCCGGTCAGATGCAGCTCCCCGCGCTCGCGATAATCCCGCAGCAGTCCACGTAAACGCTCAATCAGCGCCGGCACCGGATTGTCCCGGCCGGCTGCGGCAACCGGCTGGATCACCAAACCGGCAGTCTGCAGATCGGCGGAGATCAACAGTCCTTGATATTGTGGGTTCGCTTTAACCGCCCTTAAAAATTCGCGCTGCGCGGCCTGATCAAAGGGGCCGCTGGCGACCAAGGGACGTGGCTCTGCCCCGTAGCGGCCGCTCACCAGTTGGCTGGCCGTTGTCAGGCTGAGTACCCGCGCCACCCCGGGCAGCTCTGCGATACGCTGAGTGAGCTCCCGGACCAGGGCCATCCCCTCAACGGACAACAATTGCGGCGAAGTCAGACTCACCAGCAGGGTTTCATCGTTGCCGAACAACTGCCGTAACCGCTCCTGGGCAGCCTGCTGCTCAGGGTTGACCGCGGTCATCGAGCTGGTATCCCCTTCGACTCGCAGCCCGGCCAAAGGCCCGGCAAGCCCTAGCGTCACCAGCAGCACCGCTGCGAGCAGCGGCCAGCGACCACGCCCCAGAACCCAACGAACTATGCCCTCAAGTCTCGTCATGACCGGGTTCGCTCGACCCCCTTATTCTACAGTCGCGGTCAAAACAGTCCTGCTGTCGCGTTGCGCAGCGCTGGCTGCACGGTGCGCCTCAAGCAGCCCCATTTCCACGGTCAGGCCGGGGCCAAAGGCCATGGCGCAGACCTGCTCAGACGGTGGGGCGCTTGCTAAATGAAGAATATCCCGCAGCACAAACAGCACCGTGGCGCTGCTCATATTACCGAACCGGCGCAACACCTCCCGGGACGGCACGACCTGGGGCGCGGCAAGATCCAGACTCGCGGCCACTTTATCGACAATCGCCTTGCCCCCGGGGTGGACCGCCCAGTGCCCGATATCGGCCCGGCTCACCCCGGCCCCGGCCAACAGCGGCGCAACAGCGCTTTCGATATTGGCGCCGATGATGCTCGGCACATAGCTGGAGAGGGCGATATCAAAACCGAAATCGCCGACCGTCCAGGCCATATCACCAATCCCGTCGGTGATCAGAGCGGACCGGAAGTCGCCGAACCGATAACTCGCACAGTCGGCAGCCGGCTCCCGGGCGCTGACGATGGCTGCGGCCGCGCCGTCACTGAACAGGGAATTGGCCAACATGGTGTCTTCCCGGTCGTTCAACTGCAGGTGCAGGGTACAGAGTTCCAAGCAGAGCACCAGGACCACCGCGGCAGGATTGGCGGCGCAGAACTGGCGAGCCATGCGCAACGCCGGAAACGCGGCGTAGCAGCCCATGAAGCCAAGGTTGTAGCGTTCCACCTGGGCCGGCAGACCGAGATCGTTGACCAGGTGGTAATCGATGCCGGGATTACTGAACCCGGTACAGGACGCGGTCACCACATGGGTGATTTCCTGCCCCGCGATGCCGGGGACAGCGGCCAGCGCCCGTCGTCCCAGCTCAACGGCCAGCCGCCGCGACTCACGGGTATAGATGGCATTGCGCTCGGCGGTGGTCAGTTCACGCCGTTTACCGGAGGTGTCCCGGGGCAGAAAATCGCCCTGCAGGTTGTCGTCAAAACTGCGAATAACGCTGTACCTGGTGTCGATCCCCGATTTTTTGTAGAGCACCCGTATCATCCGCGCCAGACGCTCGTCTTCGACCCATTCCTGCATCTTGACCGAGGCATAGTCCTGTGCGTAAACATTTTCCGGAGTGATGGTTTCGATATGATGAATCCAGACAGACATGGCAATCTCCTTTAAGCGACGTTGAGGCCCTTCTCCCGTAGCGACCGCCGGCACCTTATTGGGCCGGAGTCGTTGCCGCCAACGCCAGGGCATCCCCCTGCAGAGTGACCTCGACCCTGACCCGCAGTTGGTCGGCAACCCGGATGATCCCCAGCACCGAGGGCGGCTTCAGCTCAAAATCCTGCAGTGACAAGGGAAACTCGGCCACCATGTCGACCTGGCCGGGGGTTTGTTTAAAGCTGCTGATAGTGGCCTCGACCGGACGGGTGATGCTCCGGATGGTCAGGTCAAACGGCAACGGTTCGGCCGTGTTGCCGCTGCCCAGCTGTTGCAGCAGTGCGGCCGGATCGAGTTCGCCGAAACGCCCTTTGATCTGCGGATACTGCTCGGCCTCGAACATGGCATACATATTTTTATTGCGGCTGCCGTTGTCGGTATCCAGCCCAGTCACCGGGACCCTCACCACGGCAGCGCGGATAACCTCCCTGCCCCCATCTGTCGTTTGCGTCGTCCACGTAAACGGCTCGCAAGCACCCTGTCCTTCAACTTTATGCAGGGTGGAATCGACAAAAAACTTGACCGTACAGGTCCCGCTCAGGGTCGCGGCAGAGACCAGCGTTGCCGGGAGCAGAAGCAGGACAATGAGCAAAGAATATTTTATCACCATGATAACTCCTTTAGGTGGTTAACGATCCGGTGACGTTTGGCGACCCCGCTCGCCACCAGTCGCGGCGGCAGCCCGCAGCACCCGCCGAATCAGCTGCAGCAGTTCACAGTTATCAAAAGGTTTCGCGATATACTCAATGATACCAGTTTCCCGCATCTCGGCCAGGCACCGGGGCGACAGGAAGCTGCTGAACAGGATACAAGGGCCGCCCCCGGTCAGGGCGTGGATGCGGCGACAGAAAGCGAGCCCGCCGCAGTCGTTCAGTTCCAGATCGGTCAGCACCAGATCGAACCGCTCTTGACTGAGCAGGTCAAGGCAGGCGGTCTCCCCGCCAACCGCGACCACCCGATAGCCGGCCTTTTCCAGCAGGCTGCTCAGAATGATCCGATAATTTTTCTCTTCATCAACAACCAGAATGGTTGCTGCGCTTTGCCGACCAGCCATCACCGCCTCCGGAGTCCCATCCGCCGGCTGTCCACCAAACCATCCCGGGGCTGGGAAGAACAGTCAGCCAAATCCATGACCAAACCACAAGCAGCAGCCGTGCCAACTAGCTAACCAGCTGGAATCACAAGAATCGGGCAAAAAAAACGGGGCGCTGCGTACAAATTTTTGTACACAGCGCCCCGGACCGATTGCCAAATTGCCCAAATTTTGAATCAGCTCTCCATAAGGCCGAATTTCTTCAATTTATACTGCAGATTACTGCGGCTGATCCCCAGCAGCCGGGCTGCAGCAGCCTGCACCCCGCGCGCCTTGACCATGGCCTGCCGGACCAGATCAGCCTCGATCTCTTCAAGTCGTTCCGGCAACGACCGGCTGAAATCGGCCGTTTGCCAAGGTGAAGCGCCTCCCCCGCTGTCGGTCTCCCGGAGCGACAACGGCAGGTCTTCCGGCAGCAGCTCGGCGGCGCGGCTGAACAATACCCCGCGTTCGATGATATTCTGCAACTCGCGCACATTGCCGGGCCAGTCGTAACGCTGCAGCAGCTGCAGTGTTTCAGCAGCAATCCCCTGGACCGGCCGCCCCAGTTTGCGGGCGTAGAAGGTCAGAAAATGCAGCGCCAGCAAGGCAATATCTTCCGCTCGTTCGCGCAGCGGCGGCAGGGTCAGGGTGACCACGTTCAAACGATAGTAGAGATCTTCACGGAAGCTTCCCGCGGCAATCATCTCCTGCAGGTTGCGGTTGGTGGCGGCGACGATCCGCGCATCACAGGCGATCTCGGCATTGCCGCCCACCCGGCGGAAACGTTTTTCCTGCAGCAGTCGCAACAGTTTCGGCTGCAGACCCAACGACATTTCCCCGATTTCATCCAAGAACAGGGTGCCGCCATCGGCCATCTCCAACAGGCCCCGTTTGCGCTCTGTCGCCCCGGTAAAAGCCCCCCGTTCATGGCCGAACAGCTCACTCTCGAGCAGGGTTTCGGAGAAAACCGCGCAATTGACACTGATCAGGGCACCCTGCCGGCGGGCGCTGGCCCGATGCAGCGCCCTGGCCACCAGTTCCTTACCGGTGCCGCTCTCCCCACAGATCAGGATCGAGGTCGGCGCCGGGCCGACCCGGGCAATATGATCCAGCAACGCCCTGATCGCCGGACTGCTGCCGAGCAGTTCGCGCCCGGCCCCCAGCTCCAGTTGGCGCCGCAGCAGATCGTTCTCGGTGCGCAGCCGCGAATAGTCCAGGGCCTTTTCGACCACCACCAGGATTTCCTCATTTTTGAATGGTTTGGTCAGATAATCGAAAGCTCCGCTCTTGATGGCCTGCAACGCGGTCTCCACCGTGGCAAAGGCGGTCAGAATGATAAACGGCAGCTGCTCGTGCTGTTCGCGCACCGCCTGAAAAAATTCCATCCCGTCCATCTTCGGCATGCGCAGGTCAGACAGGATCAACGCCACATCCTCACGCTGCAGCAGCTCAAGTGCGGCAAAGGGATTTTCCACCGCCGAAACCCGGTGCCCGGCCGCTTCGAGCAGCCGGGTCAGGATGATCCGGTAATTCTTCTCATCATCAACCAGCAGGATATGCGCCATCAAAGTGTTCCATTTGGTGAGTTGTTGGTCTTCAGTTTGCGCCCGGTTTGCCGCTCCACAGCAGAGTCAGGCTTGACTGAACCGAGCAGCCAGAAGCCACCCATTAACAAAACCGGCCTGAATGGGTCAAGCGCTCCCCTTAAGCGGCAGCTGCACGGTGAAGCAGGACCCTGTGCCGACCACGGATTCCAGCACCAGTTCGCCGCCGTGGCTTTGAATGATCTTGAAGGAGTTGGCCAAGCCGAGACCGGTTCCGCCCCCCTTGGTGGTAAAAAACGGATCAAAGACTTTCCCCCGGTGCTCCGGCGGAATGCCACAGCCGTTATCCGCCACCATGATCTGCGCCTGCGCGTCCTTTTCCCGCAGGGTGACCGTAACCTTGCCGCCAGCGTCCGTCGCATCGAGGGCGTTGAGCACCAGGTTGAGCAGAACCTGCCGGATCATCGCGGCATCCACCTGCACCAGGCAGGGGGAGCAGAGATTGCTGAAGCTGATGCTGACCCCTTTGTGCTCGGCACTGCTCCGCAGCGAATCGACATCACGGCTGATCAGGGCACCCAGGTCGCAGTCGGCCAGGTTTGGTTCCAGCTGCCGACCGAAAAACAGGAAATCGGTGATCAGGCTGTTCAAACGGGTCGACTCTTCCTGGATGATATCGAGTAGTTGCTCGGCTGCGGGATCGTTCACTTCCTGTTCCAGCAGCTGCGCCGAAGAGGAAATAATCCCCAGCGGATTACGGATTTCGTGGGCAATACCGGCCGACAGTTCCCCCAACGAGGCCAGTCGCTCCTTGGCCCGCAGTGACTTCTCGGCGCTTTCCAAACGGGTCAGGGAATCCTGCAGATGCTGCTGATTGCGCAGCAGTTGCTCATTCAGCTGGTGGGTTTTTTCCAGCTGCAGCCGATTGCGCCGGGCGAAATTCTGGACCAGGGTGCCGACCAGAAAAAACATGATGCCGAAGCCGAGCAGTTCCGGCAACTCCTCGCTCTGGGCCTGCTGATGCAAATACATGTGCGGCGGCAGATGACTGACAAACAAGAACAGGGAGGCCGTGCAGGTCCAGAGGGTCGTCTTGAAATCGGCATAGGAGGCCACGAAAATAATCGGCAGAAAATAGACGATCCACAGCGGGCTCTCCTCTTCCCCACGGGTCAGCCAGACCACCAGGGTACACAACAGCAGGTAGGCGAGCAGCGGAATGAACAGCCGATGCGGGTTCGGTGCGGGTTCGTCCCGGAGTCGGTATTCGATAAAGAAGTGACAGCCGACCAGGGCCGCAAAAGCCAGGGCGCCGGACAAAAACCACCCGCTGTGCTCAAAAAACAGCAACAGCACCAGCAGCAGCAAAAACAAGCTGCTCTGGACCAGGGTCAAGGCTGAAAAATGCTGCTGGTTGTGCATCGGTACTCTCTTTCCTTAGTTCCTGCTGCGGTCGTCAACCACCAGGTCTGCGGCCACAAAACGATCCGGGCGGACGATCAAGGCCCGCCCAGCGCAACCACCCAGCCAGCGGTCGAAGGCCTGATAAACCGGCGCGGTCGGTCCGCTTGCGGACAGCTGCAGATAACTGAGCCCGCGCCGCTCCCAGCTTTCCCGCTGCGGCGGGGAGAGCACCTGTTGCGGCGACCGGGCAAAGCTGAGCAGGGTAAAATCCCTCCCCAGCAGCTCATCCAGCAGCACCCCGTTGCTCAGCTGCGGCTGGGGCAGATACTGCCCGACCCGCGACCGCGCTCGCCGCTGATCGCCGGCATAGACCGGGGTGACATTCCGACCGCGGATTTCCAGCAGCTGCCTGAGCGCCGGGATACCTCCAGCCAGGCCGAAAAAGAGGCTGATCAAGCCAGCCTGCAGCGCCGTTCTGGGCATCATCAGCCGCCCCATACGCAAGGCCAGTTGCAGCATCCGCTGCTGATGCGGTCGGCGTTCCGCCTGGTAACTGTCGAGCAGGGTCTCCGCGCTCTGCCCTTGTACCACCTGGGCCAACTTCCAGGCCAGATTGGCCGCATCGCGCAGCCCGGTGGCCAGGCCCTGGCCGGCAAACGGCGGCGACAAATGGGCTGAGTCACCGGCCAGAAAAACCCGCCCGCGCCGATACTCGTTCACCACCCCCGCCTTGTAGACATGGACCAGTTTGCGCACCGCTGTCGTGGGGGCATGGGGTTTGCGGGCCGCGATGAGCCGGCGGATCAGGTCATCATCAAGGCAGGTCTGTGGAGCGGGGTAATATTTCTTGCGCAGCAGAAACTCCCAGCGCCGGTAGCCGCCCGGCAGGGGGATGGTCGCGGTCGGACAGCGCGCATCGCACCAGACTTCGACCCCTTCCGTCAACGGCTGCCCCACCAGCTCCGGGGCAAAAGTATCGACAATCAGCCAGGACTCCTGATACGCCCTGGCCTCCAGGGCCAGCCCCAGGGCCGTCCGAATGGGACTGCGCCCGCCATCGCAGGCGACCAGGAAAGAGCCGGAAAAGCTGGTCCTGCCAGCCGCCGTGCGGGCGCTCACGACGACCCGGTCGGCCGCCTGCTGCAAACCATCGACCTCGCAACCGGAACGGTAAGTCAGGGTGCTAAAACGCTCCAGTCCGTTACGCAGCACGGCCAGTACCTGGTGGTAAAGAAAGACGTTCCCGCGGGCATAGCCGAAGGGGCGTCCCTGCTGCTGCATGGAAAAGATCGGCCGCCCGCCAGCGTTGCGGTAGGTGAACACCGTATCCCCTTCCTCGCCTTGGGCGACAAAGGGGAGAATCTCCGCGCCCAGGCCACACTGCTGCCAGATGCGCAGACTTTCGTCGTCCAGGGCCACCGCGCGCGGTTGTTCGGGCAACGCCAGCTCCTTTTCCAACACCAGCACCCGCAACCCGGTCGAGCCGAGCAGATTGGCGAGGGTCAGGCCGACCGGCCCGGCACCAACAATGATGATGTCATTATCACCGGCCTGCGCAGCGCTGCTCATGGCTCAGTCACCATTGCCAGCCCTCTACTCCACAGCGGACGGCGCCACCAGAGAGCGATAATGCTCCTCGTACTGACGGGCGGAGTTTTCCCAGCTGAAATCCTGTTGCATGCCCCGTTTGACCACCGCATTCCAAACCCGGCGCCGGGCATAAAGCTGCAGGCCCCGATCAATCGCAGCCAGCAATTGCCCTGGCTCGGAATCCGGGAATACGAAG
This genomic window from Pelobacter seleniigenes DSM 18267 contains:
- a CDS encoding response regulator translates to MAGRQSAATILVVDEEKNYRIILSSLLEKAGYRVVAVGGETACLDLLSQERFDLVLTDLELNDCGGLAFCRRIHALTGGGPCILFSSFLSPRCLAEMRETGIIEYIAKPFDNCELLQLIRRVLRAAAATGGERGRQTSPDR
- a CDS encoding type III polyketide synthase; the protein is MSVWIHHIETITPENVYAQDYASVKMQEWVEDERLARMIRVLYKKSGIDTRYSVIRSFDDNLQGDFLPRDTSGKRRELTTAERNAIYTRESRRLAVELGRRALAAVPGIAGQEITHVVTASCTGFSNPGIDYHLVNDLGLPAQVERYNLGFMGCYAAFPALRMARQFCAANPAAVVLVLCLELCTLHLQLNDREDTMLANSLFSDGAAAAIVSAREPAADCASYRFGDFRSALITDGIGDMAWTVGDFGFDIALSSYVPSIIGANIESAVAPLLAGAGVSRADIGHWAVHPGGKAIVDKVAASLDLAAPQVVPSREVLRRFGNMSSATVLFVLRDILHLASAPPSEQVCAMAFGPGLTVEMGLLEAHRAASAAQRDSRTVLTATVE
- a CDS encoding FAD-dependent monooxygenase; its protein translation is MSSAAQAGDNDIIIVGAGPVGLTLANLLGSTGLRVLVLEKELALPEQPRAVALDDESLRIWQQCGLGAEILPFVAQGEEGDTVFTYRNAGGRPIFSMQQQGRPFGYARGNVFLYHQVLAVLRNGLERFSTLTYRSGCEVDGLQQAADRVVVSARTAAGRTSFSGSFLVACDGGRSPIRTALGLALEARAYQESWLIVDTFAPELVGQPLTEGVEVWCDARCPTATIPLPGGYRRWEFLLRKKYYPAPQTCLDDDLIRRLIAARKPHAPTTAVRKLVHVYKAGVVNEYRRGRVFLAGDSAHLSPPFAGQGLATGLRDAANLAWKLAQVVQGQSAETLLDSYQAERRPHQQRMLQLALRMGRLMMPRTALQAGLISLFFGLAGGIPALRQLLEIRGRNVTPVYAGDQRRARSRVGQYLPQPQLSNGVLLDELLGRDFTLLSFARSPQQVLSPPQRESWERRGLSYLQLSASGPTAPVYQAFDRWLGGCAGRALIVRPDRFVAADLVVDDRSRN
- a CDS encoding sigma-54-dependent transcriptional regulator; this translates as MAHILLVDDEKNYRIILTRLLEAAGHRVSAVENPFAALELLQREDVALILSDLRMPKMDGMEFFQAVREQHEQLPFIILTAFATVETALQAIKSGAFDYLTKPFKNEEILVVVEKALDYSRLRTENDLLRRQLELGAGRELLGSSPAIRALLDHIARVGPAPTSILICGESGTGKELVARALHRASARRQGALISVNCAVFSETLLESELFGHERGAFTGATERKRGLLEMADGGTLFLDEIGEMSLGLQPKLLRLLQEKRFRRVGGNAEIACDARIVAATNRNLQEMIAAGSFREDLYYRLNVVTLTLPPLRERAEDIALLALHFLTFYARKLGRPVQGIAAETLQLLQRYDWPGNVRELQNIIERGVLFSRAAELLPEDLPLSLRETDSGGGASPWQTADFSRSLPERLEEIEADLVRQAMVKARGVQAAAARLLGISRSNLQYKLKKFGLMES
- a CDS encoding YceI family protein codes for the protein MVIKYSLLIVLLLLPATLVSAATLSGTCTVKFFVDSTLHKVEGQGACEPFTWTTQTTDGGREVIRAAVVRVPVTGLDTDNGSRNKNMYAMFEAEQYPQIKGRFGELDPAALLQQLGSGNTAEPLPFDLTIRSITRPVEATISSFKQTPGQVDMVAEFPLSLQDFELKPPSVLGIIRVADQLRVRVEVTLQGDALALAATTPAQ
- a CDS encoding sensor histidine kinase; translated protein: MHNQQHFSALTLVQSSLFLLLLVLLLFFEHSGWFLSGALAFAALVGCHFFIEYRLRDEPAPNPHRLFIPLLAYLLLCTLVVWLTRGEEESPLWIVYFLPIIFVASYADFKTTLWTCTASLFLFVSHLPPHMYLHQQAQSEELPELLGFGIMFFLVGTLVQNFARRNRLQLEKTHQLNEQLLRNQQHLQDSLTRLESAEKSLRAKERLASLGELSAGIAHEIRNPLGIISSSAQLLEQEVNDPAAEQLLDIIQEESTRLNSLITDFLFFGRQLEPNLADCDLGALISRDVDSLRSSAEHKGVSISFSNLCSPCLVQVDAAMIRQVLLNLVLNALDATDAGGKVTVTLREKDAQAQIMVADNGCGIPPEHRGKVFDPFFTTKGGGTGLGLANSFKIIQSHGGELVLESVVGTGSCFTVQLPLKGSA